From Cheilinus undulatus linkage group 18, ASM1832078v1, whole genome shotgun sequence, the proteins below share one genomic window:
- the LOC121526073 gene encoding 14-3-3 protein beta/alpha-1-like, which translates to MDRTENITMAKLAEQAERYEDMAEFMKKVTEMGVELSNEERNLLSVAYKNVVGARRSAWRVMSSIGLKTEGSEKKQETVKEYREKVEKELQEICDNVLKLLDNHLIGNASNSESKVFYLKMKGDYYRYLAEVATGEAKTKTIENSQMAYDEAFKTSAKDMEPTHPIRLGLALNFSVFYYEILNSPEKACELAKKAFDDAIAELDQLNEESYKDSTLIMQLLRDNLTLWTSDNAPEEGEGGDCGEGGENEN; encoded by the exons atGGATAGAACGGAGAATATTACTATGGCCAAGCTGGCGGAGCAGGCTGAGCGCTACGAAGACATGGCAGAATTCATGAAGAAAGTCACAGAGATGGGAGTTGAGCTGTCAAACGAGGAGAGGAACCTGCTGTCCGTCGCCTACAAAAACGTGGTTGGGGCGAGGCGGTCCGCATGGAGGGTGATGTCCAGCATCGGATTGAAGACCGAGGGTTCTGAGAAGAAGCAGGAGACTGTCAAGGAGTACCGGGAGAAGGTGGAGAAGGAGCTGCAGGAGATTTGCGATAACGTTTtg AAACTGTTGGATAATCATTTAATTGGAAATGCATCAAATTCTGAGAGCAAAGTCTTCTATCTAAAGATGAAGGGGGACTACTATAGATACCTTGCTGAAGTTGCCACTGGAGAGGCAAAAACAA AGACCATTGAAAACTCACAGATGGCATATGATGAAGCGTTTAAAACCAGCGCGAAAGACATGGAGCCCACACATCCTATCCGCCTGGGGTTGGCCCTCAACTTCTCTGTCTTTTACTACGAGATCCTCAACTCCCCAGAAAAAGCCTGTGAACTGGCTAAGAAG GCGTTCGATGATGCCATTGCTGAGCTGGACCAGCTAAATGAGGAGTCCTACAAAGACAGCACTCTAATCATGCAGCTCCTCAGAGACAACCTGACT TTATGGACATCTGACAATGCCCCTGAGGAAGGTGAAGGTGGAGACTGTGGAGAGGGCGGCGAGAATGAGAATTAA